A window of Pantoea agglomerans contains these coding sequences:
- the kdsB gene encoding 3-deoxy-manno-octulosonate cytidylyltransferase, with amino-acid sequence MSFTAIIPARYASTRLPGKPLVDIAGKPMIVHVMERARASGASRVIVATDHPDVKTAVEAAGGEVCMTRADHQSGTERLAEVIETCGFADDEIIVNVQGDEPLIPPEIVRQVAANLAGAQAGMATLAVPIHDAEEAFNPNAVKVVMDAQGYALYFSRATIPWDRERYAASREAIGDTLLRHIGIYAYRAGFIRRYVAWAPCPLERIELLEQLRVLWYGEKIHVAVAETVPGTGVDTPEDLARVRAALQG; translated from the coding sequence ATGAGTTTCACGGCGATTATTCCCGCGCGCTACGCCTCAACGCGCCTGCCCGGCAAACCGCTGGTCGATATCGCCGGTAAGCCGATGATCGTTCATGTGATGGAGCGCGCGCGCGCCTCCGGCGCCAGCCGCGTGATTGTCGCCACCGACCATCCGGATGTGAAAACGGCGGTTGAAGCGGCGGGCGGTGAAGTCTGCATGACGCGCGCTGACCATCAGTCGGGCACCGAGCGGCTGGCTGAGGTGATCGAAACCTGCGGATTCGCCGACGATGAGATTATCGTCAACGTGCAGGGCGACGAGCCGCTGATCCCACCGGAAATCGTACGCCAGGTGGCGGCGAACCTGGCGGGCGCGCAGGCGGGCATGGCAACGCTGGCGGTGCCGATTCATGATGCGGAAGAGGCGTTTAACCCCAACGCAGTGAAGGTGGTGATGGACGCGCAGGGCTATGCACTCTATTTCTCACGCGCCACCATTCCCTGGGATCGCGAGCGCTACGCCGCCTCCCGCGAGGCGATCGGCGATACGCTGCTGCGCCACATCGGCATCTACGCCTATCGCGCCGGTTTTATTCGTCGCTACGTCGCCTGGGCACCTTGCCCGCTGGAGCGTATCGAACTGCTGGAGCAGCTTCGCGTGCTCTGGTATGGCGAAAAGATCCATGTTGCCGTTGCGGAAACCGTGCCGGGAACAGGCGTGGATACGCCAGAAGATCTGGCGCGCGTGCGCGCCGCGCTGCAGGGCTAA
- a CDS encoding Trm112 family protein has translation MDHRLLEIVACPVCNGKLYYNNAQQELICKPDALAFPVRDGIPVLLENEARTLAVEEIHP, from the coding sequence ATGGATCACCGTTTACTCGAAATTGTTGCCTGCCCGGTGTGCAACGGCAAGCTTTACTACAACAATGCCCAGCAGGAGCTGATCTGCAAACCTGACGCGCTGGCCTTTCCGGTACGCGACGGTATTCCAGTGCTGCTGGAAAACGAAGCGCGCACCCTCGCCGTGGAAGAGATCCACCCATGA